The nucleotide sequence GGATCGCGACCCACCCGGTCGTCGCGGAGGCCGTCCGCGAGAGCGACGAGGTGATCGTCCGCCGCGAGGTCGGCGCCGGCGCGCAGCTCGACGGCGCCACGCTGGAGGAGCTGACGGTCAAGACCCGGACCGGCATGCGCGTCATCGCGGTCCGGCGGACCGACCCCGGGGCCGGCGAGCCGTGGGTGCTCTCGCCCGGACCCGAGACCCGCCTGGCCGCCGGGGACGTCGTCCTCGCCAAGGGACCCCGCGGAGGCGTCGACCGGCTGGCCGAGTTACTGTCGTCCAGGTCCTGAAACGACTCACACATCGGCCCCACCGCAGTCGTGCGGTCGAGTGTACGCTGAGCTTCGAGACCTACGATAGCTCGCGGGAGAGCCGGTAGGCCCGGTAGGCCAGAAGCAGGACCGTCGCCAGCCCGCCGACGGCCATCGCCAGCACGAAGGCCAGCGCCGCGTAGTAGACCGGCGACTGGGTCGTCGCGCCGGGCAACACGACGAAGAAGGTGAAGACGGCGGCGGTGACGGCGATACCGACGGCAAAGCCCACGAGCGCGTTCCGGCGGAGGTGAAGCGCCTCGAGCAGCCGACCCGGGCCCGTCTCGTTGTCGCTCACACGCCCGGTAGGGGCGGCCGCCACTAAGCCGCGTCGGTTGCGC is from Salinirussus salinus and encodes:
- a CDS encoding DUF7536 family protein, producing the protein MSDNETGPGRLLEALHLRRNALVGFAVGIAVTAAVFTFFVVLPGATTQSPVYYAALAFVLAMAVGGLATVLLLAYRAYRLSRELS